A part of Prionailurus viverrinus isolate Anna chromosome E1, UM_Priviv_1.0, whole genome shotgun sequence genomic DNA contains:
- the MRPL58 gene encoding peptidyl-tRNA hydrolase ICT1, mitochondrial encodes MAAARCLCWGLRRAGTWLLPPPVCCPQRVLHKQADGTEFQSIYSLDKLYPESRGSDTAWRVPDDAKQANNDIPLDRLTISYCRSSGPGGQNVNKVNSKAEVRFHLATAEWIPEPARQKMAITHKNKINKSGELILTSECSRYQFRNLADCLQKIRDMIAEASQPAKEPSKEDAVLHRIRIENMNRERLRKKRIHSVIKTGRRVDMD; translated from the exons ATGGCGGCAGCCAGGTGTCTATGCTGGGGCCTGAGGCGAGCCGGGACCTGGCTGCTCCCGCCGCCCGTGTGCTGCCCCCAGCGGGTTCTGCACAAGCAGGCCGACGGCACAGAGTTCCAGAGTATCTACAGCCTGGACAAGCTCTACCCCGAATCCCGGGGCTCGGACACCGCCTGGAGGGTCCCG GATGATGCAAAGCAAGCCAATAATGACATTCCTCTAG ATCGTTTGACGATATCTTATTGTCGGAGTAGCGGTCCTGGGGGCCAGAATGTTAACAAAG TGAATTCCAAGGCTGAAGTCAGGTTCCATTTGGCAACCGCCGAGTGGATTCCCGAGCCTGCGCGGCAGAAGATGGCCATCACG CATAAAAATAAGATCAACAAGTCAGGAGAGTTGATACTCACCTCTGAATGCAGCCGCTATCAGTTCCGAAATCTGGCAGATTGTCTTCAGAAAATTCGAGACATGATTGCTGAGGCCAGCCAGCCAGCTAAGGAGCCGTCCAAAGAAGATGCTGTACTACACAGGATCAG GATAGAAAACATGAATCGGGAAAGGCTGAGAAAAAAGAGGATACATTCTGTCATAAAGACAGGCAGGAGGGTAGATATGGACTGA
- the CDR2L gene encoding cerebellar degeneration-related protein 2-like, translating into MRRAAVMEDFTEEEEPWYDQQDLEQDLHLAAELGKTLLERNKELEESLQQMYATNEEQVQEIEYLTKQLDTLRHMNEQHAKVYEQLDLTARDLELTNQKLVLESKAAQQKIHGLTETIERLQAQVEELQAQVEQLRGLEQLRVRREKRERRRTIHTFPCLKELCTSPRCEDAFRLHSSSLELGPRPLEQENERLQTLVGVLRSQVGQERQRKERAEREYAAVLQEYAELERQLCEMEGCRLRVQELEAELLELQQMKQAKTYLLGREDHLAEALLAPLTQAPEADDPQPGSGDDSAAQDGVSSPAASPGHAVRKSCSDTALNAIVAKDPASRHAGNLTLHANSVRKRGMSILREVDEQYHALLEKYEELLSKCRQHGAGVRHAGVQTSRPISRDSSWRDLRGGEEGQGEARVGEKSLSQHVEAVDKRLEQSQPEYKALFKEIFSRIQKTKADINATKVKTHSSK; encoded by the exons ATGCGGAGAGCCGCCGTGATGGAGGACTTCACAGAGGAAGAGGAGCCCTGGTACGACCAGCAGGACCTGGAACAGG ACTTGCACTTGGCCGCAGAGCTGGGGAAGACCCTGCTGGAGAGGAACAAGGAGCTGGAGGAGTCTCTGCAGCAGATGTATGCCACCAATGAGGAGCAAGTGCAGGAGATCGAG TACCTAACCAAGCAGCTGGACACGCTGCGGCACATGAATGAGCAGCATGCCAAAGTGTACGAACAGCTGGACCTGACAGCCCGCGACCTGGAGCTGACCAACCAGAAGCTGGTGCTGGAGAGTAAGGCTGCCCAGCAGAAGATCCATGG gctgacGGAGACCATCGAGCGCCTGCAGGCCCAGGTGGAGGAACTGCAGGCCCAGGTGGAGCAGCTTCGGGGCCTGGAGCAGCTGCGAGTGCGCCGGGAGAAGCGGGAACGCAGGCGCACCATCCACACCTTCCCCTGTCTCAAGGAGCTGTGCACCAGTCCCCG GTGCGAGGATGCCTTCCGCCTGCACAGTTCCTCGTTGGAGCTGGGCCCGCGGCCCCTGGAGCAGGAGAACGAGCGGCTGCAGACGTTGGTGGGTGTGCTGCGCTCCCAGGTGGGCCAGGAGCGGCAGCGCAAGGAGCGGGCGGAGCGCGAGTACGCGGCGGTGCTGCAGGAGTACGCGGAGCTGGAGCGGCAGCTGTGCGAGATGGAGGGCTGCCGCCTCCGCGTGCAGGAGCTGGAGGCCGAGCTGCTGGAGCTGCAGCAGATGAAGCAGGCGAAGACCTACCTGCTGGGCCGGGAGGACCACCTGGCCGAGGCCCTGCTCGCGCCCCTCACCCAGGCCCCGGAGGCCGATGACCCCCAGCCCGGCAGCGGGGACGACTCGGCCGCCCAGGACGGCGTCTCCTCTCCGGCCGCCTCCCCGGGCCATGCCGTCCGCAAGAGCTGCAGCGACACGGCGCTCAACGCCATCGTGGCCAAAGACCCGGCCAGCCGGCACGCGGGCAACCTGACGCTGCACGCCAACAGCGTGCGCAAGCGGGGCATGTCCATCCTGCGGGAAGTGGACGAGCAGTACCACGCGCTGCTCGAGAAGTACGAGGAGCTGCTGAGCAAGTGCCGGCAGCACGGCGCCGGGGTGCGGCATGCTGGCGTGCAGACCTCGCGGCCCATCTCCCGCGACAGCTCGTGGAGAGACCTTCGCGGGGGCGAGGAGGGCCAGGGGGAGGCCAGGGTGGGCGAGAAGAGCCTGAGCCAGCACGTGGAGGCTGTGGACAAGCGGCTGGAGCAGAGCCAGCCCGAGTACAAGGCGCTCTTCAAAGAGATCTTCTCCAGAATCCAGAAGACCAAGGCCGACATCAATGCCACCAAAGTGAAGACGCACAGCAGCAAGTGA